From the Riemerella anatipestifer genome, one window contains:
- a CDS encoding IS982-like element ISRa1 family transposase yields MNNIEQIYERILEVLGLFSENQLISYQRRTPKMSDLEVISLNITAEYLSIDSELQLFRKLPNSLINKIERSVYNKRKRRLSLQTEQIRQRISMEFNEFEDIFIVDSMPMKVCENARSTRSKICKEQSYSSPTYGYCASQKLYFYGYKLHAVCSLNGVIKNFDISPASVHDIHYLKDSGEQMRNCTLIGDRGYLSAKVQIDLFNYANIKLDTPMRSNQKDYIPQFSLYKKKRKRIETFFSQLCDQFMIKRNYAKTFEGFKTRIISKITAATVIQYINKFIFQRKLNHLKISII; encoded by the coding sequence ATGAACAACATAGAGCAAATATATGAAAGAATTTTGGAAGTTTTAGGACTTTTTTCAGAAAATCAACTGATTAGTTATCAGAGAAGAACACCTAAAATGAGCGATTTAGAAGTCATAAGTCTTAATATTACTGCTGAATACTTGAGTATTGATAGCGAATTACAGTTATTTAGAAAATTGCCAAACTCTCTGATAAACAAAATTGAAAGAAGTGTTTACAATAAGCGAAAACGAAGACTATCCCTACAAACAGAGCAAATTAGACAGCGTATTTCGATGGAGTTCAATGAGTTTGAAGATATTTTTATCGTTGATAGCATGCCAATGAAAGTTTGTGAAAACGCTCGTTCTACTCGTTCAAAAATTTGTAAAGAGCAATCCTATTCTTCACCAACATATGGTTATTGTGCTTCACAGAAATTATATTTCTATGGCTATAAACTACACGCAGTATGTTCTTTAAATGGTGTGATTAAGAATTTTGATATAAGCCCTGCATCCGTTCACGACATCCACTATTTAAAAGATAGTGGTGAGCAAATGCGAAACTGTACTTTAATTGGAGATAGAGGCTATTTATCAGCAAAAGTTCAAATAGATTTATTTAACTATGCTAATATTAAATTAGATACACCAATGAGAAGTAATCAGAAAGATTATATTCCTCAATTTTCATTGTACAAGAAAAAGCGAAAACGAATTGAGACATTTTTCTCTCAACTTTGCGACCAATTTATGATTAAAAGAAACTATGCTAAAACTTTTGAAGGCTTTAAAACAAGGATAATCAGTAAAATAACCGCCGCAACGGTTATTCAATATATCAATAAATTTATCTTCCAAAGAAAATTAAATCATCTAAAAATCAGTATTATTTAA